Proteins from one Piscinibacter lacus genomic window:
- a CDS encoding PilW family protein produces MTTPRPALPRRRPLSARRSGGFTLVELLVALAVGLITTLAIAQSLIAAQGQQMRTTRGSDAQVNGALALHELQRAVQSAGYGLISQTEGLGCPIRARHADAAEASDWLLTPVLITPGADGAPDRLRVMSSDNGRYAVPIKVAIDHPRTAANFFVDTTLGVAPGDLMVALPLPWDETHWCSVFNVTQTGGAGTSQLIHNPGNDGPWNQAGGQTIFPDDGYPAFVAGSPPRGTLLLNLGRLLLRDYAIDSGQALVLSELDSARGPVAQTGELYPHIVQLQALYAKDSDGDGAVDRYDDVQPADAAGWAQVLGLRLAVVARSAQAEREDVTASSPSWRLGRGVTVPGSSACGEDRCLPLRLDGLPAGWQRYRYSVFETLVPLRNRIWHA; encoded by the coding sequence ATGACGACGCCCCGCCCCGCCCTGCCCCGCCGCCGGCCGCTGTCCGCCCGGCGCTCCGGCGGCTTCACCCTGGTCGAACTGCTGGTGGCTCTGGCGGTCGGCCTGATCACCACCCTGGCGATCGCGCAGAGCCTGATCGCCGCCCAGGGCCAGCAGATGCGCACGACGCGCGGCAGCGATGCCCAGGTCAATGGCGCGCTGGCCCTGCACGAGCTGCAACGCGCGGTGCAATCGGCCGGCTACGGCCTGATCAGCCAGACCGAGGGCCTGGGCTGCCCGATCCGCGCCCGCCATGCCGACGCCGCCGAGGCCAGCGACTGGCTGCTGACCCCGGTGCTGATCACCCCCGGCGCCGACGGCGCGCCCGACCGGCTGCGGGTGATGAGCAGCGACAACGGCCGCTATGCGGTGCCGATCAAGGTCGCCATCGACCATCCGCGCACGGCGGCCAATTTCTTCGTCGACACCACCCTGGGCGTGGCGCCCGGCGACCTGATGGTCGCCCTGCCCCTGCCCTGGGACGAGACGCACTGGTGCAGCGTCTTCAACGTCACCCAGACCGGCGGCGCCGGGACCAGCCAGCTCATCCACAACCCCGGCAACGACGGCCCCTGGAACCAGGCCGGCGGCCAGACCATCTTTCCGGACGATGGCTACCCGGCCTTCGTCGCCGGCAGCCCGCCGCGCGGCACCCTGCTGCTGAACCTGGGCCGGCTGCTGCTGCGCGACTACGCGATCGACAGCGGCCAGGCCCTGGTGCTGAGCGAGCTGGACAGCGCCCGTGGCCCGGTCGCCCAGACAGGCGAGCTCTACCCGCACATCGTCCAGCTCCAGGCCCTTTATGCCAAGGACAGCGACGGCGACGGCGCGGTCGACCGCTACGACGATGTGCAGCCCGCCGACGCCGCCGGCTGGGCCCAGGTGCTGGGCCTGCGCCTGGCCGTGGTCGCCCGCAGCGCCCAGGCCGAGCGCGAGGACGTGACCGCCAGCTCCCCAAGCTGGCGCCTGGGCCGCGGCGTGACCGTGCCCGGCTCGAGCGCCTGCGGCGAAGACCGCTGCCTGCCGCTGCGCCTGGACGGCCTGCCCGCGGGCTGGCAGCGCTACCGCTACAGCGTCTTCGAGACCCTGGTGCCGCTGCGCAACCGGATCTGGCACGCATGA
- a CDS encoding pilus assembly protein: MRPLPCSPWPGRACRVTAALLLAVPLGLRAAPADLADVPLATSPSAAIRPNLLFILDDSGSMSWDFTPDATYVYKYGDKNTAISGLELLDRTQTSLCHGVASINRSAYNPALRYLPPLRADGSSYPDASFSDAWEDGYAGGSSARRNLNNLSTIGGTTAGRRLIPPETWVAGSRTTVNSTNYRFFYYALPSASPVRCNRSVTSGSSAYSPGRFTIVLDASAIAAPAGVDARTNYANWFSYYRSRTLTMRGGAGRAFAQLDGARFRVGFSSINTSLTNDGDRFLSVRDFDDSAQREAFFARLYGLEPSGSTPLRSALSRAGRYFANKLPGQNDPVQYACQRNLAILTSDGVWNETATPVDVNGNAIGNSDGPGSGEVRPQLDDARSSGTAIGGSGASGTLADVAQWYWKNDLRSSSLGNCSGAISGQDVCPDQVAPTARDPQTAQHMNTVTLGLGLAGNLAYVPDYETQTSGDFFSLVNGSRAWPHPLAGTTAAQELARVDDLWHAAVNGRGKFYSASDPDELSSGLREALDAIGATLGAGSAAATSNLQPVAGDNHAYVASYETVYWNGELSKRTVNPTSGAVSSSVLWSAKAQLLSQVGVNSDSRQIHYFAPGEASKLKAFTHANLLADGLLLANKLGPLCPDASGALLLSQCARLDSAGKAAAGGANLIGFLRGQSGFEMNAANALRVFRERHNSRERNVLGDIVNGKPVFVRKPSAPYPEASYRAFATAQASRAASVYVAANDGMLHAFDAETGLERWAYVPRAVMPRLHQLADADYANRHQFFVDGSPVVADVQDGSTWRTVLVGGLNLGGGSYYAIDVSDPANPRGLWEFSHANLGRSAGNPLLGKLRDGRWVVVFSSGYNNHVTGDGGGHVFVVDAISGALIRSVPTGVGDTVTPSNLGKLNAWVDNAADNTLQRVYGGDMLGNLWRFDLDDRLAPAGHEALRLGTARAPDGSVQPITTRPELLELNQAGSRHAVVVFGTGRYLGSSDIGDATLQSVYALKDPLDSSGWGNLRLRSDLVGQTLGSTVVGGRSLRTVPAPQAVNWSSQIGWRVDLTISPGERVDVDMQLVANLLTFASNVPEANACVTGGTSWLYYLDVRSGSVLPGSPQRMVGQFLGNALTAGITTIVSTSGATKTIVVSRKGDITTTDDPGQGGSGVARRIAWRELAR, from the coding sequence ATGCGCCCCCTGCCCTGCTCCCCCTGGCCCGGCCGCGCATGCCGTGTGACGGCCGCCCTGCTGCTGGCCGTGCCGCTGGGGCTGCGGGCCGCGCCGGCCGATCTGGCCGATGTGCCGCTGGCCACCTCGCCGAGCGCGGCGATCCGGCCCAACCTGCTCTTCATCCTGGACGACTCGGGCAGCATGAGCTGGGACTTCACGCCCGATGCCACCTATGTCTACAAGTACGGCGACAAGAACACCGCGATCTCGGGCCTGGAGCTGCTGGACCGCACGCAGACCTCGCTCTGCCACGGCGTGGCCAGCATCAACCGCAGCGCCTACAACCCCGCCCTGCGCTACCTGCCGCCGCTGCGCGCCGATGGCAGCAGCTACCCCGACGCCAGCTTCAGCGATGCCTGGGAAGACGGCTATGCGGGCGGCAGCAGCGCGCGCCGCAACCTGAACAACCTGTCGACGATCGGCGGCACGACGGCCGGACGACGGCTGATCCCGCCCGAGACCTGGGTGGCCGGCAGCCGCACCACGGTCAACAGCACGAACTACCGCTTCTTCTACTACGCCCTGCCCAGCGCCAGCCCGGTGCGATGCAACCGCAGCGTGACGAGCGGCAGCAGCGCCTACTCGCCCGGCCGCTTCACCATCGTGCTGGACGCCTCGGCGATTGCCGCGCCGGCCGGGGTCGATGCCCGGACCAACTACGCCAACTGGTTCAGCTACTACCGCAGCCGCACGCTGACGATGCGCGGCGGCGCCGGCCGGGCCTTTGCGCAGCTCGACGGGGCGCGCTTCCGCGTCGGCTTCAGCTCGATCAACACCAGCCTGACGAACGACGGCGACCGCTTCCTGAGCGTGCGCGACTTCGACGACAGCGCCCAGCGCGAGGCCTTCTTCGCCCGCCTCTACGGGCTGGAGCCGAGCGGCAGCACGCCGCTGCGCAGCGCGCTCTCGCGCGCCGGCCGCTACTTCGCCAACAAGCTGCCGGGCCAGAACGATCCGGTGCAGTACGCCTGCCAGCGCAACCTGGCCATCCTGACCTCGGACGGCGTGTGGAACGAGACGGCGACCCCGGTCGACGTGAACGGCAATGCGATCGGCAACAGCGACGGACCGGGCAGCGGCGAGGTCCGTCCGCAGCTCGACGATGCGCGCAGCAGCGGCACCGCCATCGGCGGCAGCGGCGCCTCGGGCACCCTGGCCGATGTGGCGCAGTGGTACTGGAAGAACGACCTGCGCAGCAGCAGCCTGGGCAATTGCAGCGGCGCGATCAGCGGACAGGATGTCTGCCCCGACCAGGTGGCACCGACCGCGCGCGACCCGCAGACCGCCCAGCACATGAACACCGTCACCCTGGGCCTGGGCCTGGCCGGCAACCTGGCCTATGTGCCGGACTACGAGACCCAGACCAGCGGCGACTTCTTCAGCCTCGTCAACGGCAGCCGGGCCTGGCCGCATCCCCTGGCGGGCACGACCGCCGCGCAGGAGCTGGCGCGGGTCGACGACCTCTGGCATGCCGCCGTCAACGGCCGCGGCAAGTTCTACAGCGCCAGCGATCCGGACGAGCTGAGCAGCGGCCTGCGCGAGGCGCTGGATGCCATCGGTGCCACCCTGGGCGCGGGCTCGGCCGCGGCCACCAGCAATCTGCAACCGGTGGCCGGCGACAACCATGCCTATGTGGCGAGCTACGAGACCGTCTACTGGAACGGCGAGCTGAGCAAGCGCACGGTGAACCCGACCAGCGGCGCGGTCAGCAGCAGCGTGCTGTGGTCGGCCAAGGCTCAACTGCTGAGCCAGGTGGGGGTGAACAGCGACAGCCGGCAGATCCACTACTTCGCGCCGGGCGAGGCGAGCAAGCTCAAGGCCTTCACCCATGCCAACCTGCTGGCCGACGGCCTGCTGCTGGCCAACAAGCTCGGCCCGCTCTGCCCCGATGCCAGCGGCGCCCTGCTGCTGAGCCAGTGCGCCAGACTGGACAGCGCGGGCAAGGCGGCGGCCGGCGGGGCCAACCTGATCGGCTTCCTGCGCGGGCAGAGCGGTTTCGAGATGAATGCCGCCAATGCGCTGCGCGTCTTCCGCGAACGCCACAACAGCCGCGAGCGCAATGTGCTGGGGGACATCGTCAACGGCAAGCCGGTCTTCGTGCGCAAGCCTTCGGCGCCCTATCCGGAGGCGAGCTACCGCGCCTTCGCCACGGCCCAGGCCAGCCGCGCGGCCAGCGTCTATGTGGCGGCCAACGACGGCATGCTGCATGCCTTCGATGCCGAGACCGGCCTGGAGCGCTGGGCCTATGTGCCGCGCGCCGTGATGCCGCGCCTGCACCAGCTTGCCGATGCCGACTATGCCAACCGGCACCAGTTCTTCGTCGACGGCTCGCCGGTGGTGGCCGATGTGCAGGACGGCAGCACCTGGCGCACCGTGCTGGTCGGCGGCCTGAACCTGGGCGGCGGCAGCTACTACGCGATCGACGTGAGCGACCCCGCCAACCCGCGCGGCCTGTGGGAGTTCAGCCATGCCAACCTGGGCCGCAGCGCGGGCAATCCGCTGCTGGGCAAACTGCGCGACGGGCGCTGGGTGGTGGTGTTCTCCTCGGGCTACAACAACCATGTCACGGGGGACGGCGGCGGCCACGTCTTCGTCGTCGATGCGATCAGCGGCGCGCTGATCCGCAGCGTGCCCACCGGCGTCGGCGACACCGTCACGCCCAGCAACCTCGGCAAGCTCAATGCCTGGGTGGACAACGCGGCCGACAACACGCTGCAGCGGGTCTATGGCGGCGACATGCTCGGCAACCTGTGGCGCTTCGACCTGGACGACCGCCTGGCCCCGGCCGGCCACGAAGCCCTGCGCCTGGGCACGGCCCGCGCGCCCGATGGCAGCGTGCAGCCCATCACCACGCGGCCCGAGCTGCTGGAGCTGAACCAGGCCGGCAGCCGCCATGCGGTCGTCGTCTTCGGCACCGGCCGCTACCTGGGCAGCAGCGACATCGGCGATGCGACGCTGCAAAGCGTCTATGCCCTCAAGGATCCGCTGGACAGCAGCGGCTGGGGCAATCTGCGCCTGCGCAGCGATCTGGTCGGCCAGACCTTGGGCAGCACGGTGGTCGGCGGCCGCAGCCTGCGCACGGTGCCCGCACCGCAGGCCGTGAACTGGAGCAGCCAGATCGGCTGGCGGGTGGACCTGACGATCTCGCCGGGCGAGCGGGTCGATGTCGACATGCAGCTCGTCGCCAACCTGCTGACCTTCGCGAGCAATGTGCCCGAGGCCAATGCCTGCGTGACCGGCGGCACCTCCTGGCTCTACTACCTGGACGTGCGCAGCGGCAGCGTGCTGCCGGGCTCGCCCCAGCGCATGGTCGGGCAGTTCCTCGGCAATGCGCTGACGGCCGGCATCACGACCATCGTCAGCACCAGCGGCGCAACCAAGACCATCGTGGTCTCGCGCAAGGGCGACATCACCACCACCGACGACCCGGGCCAGGGCGGCAGCGGCGTGGCCCGCCGCATCGCCTGGCGCGAGCTGGCGCGCTGA
- a CDS encoding AMP nucleosidase, with protein MDDTARPSAPASGPPPHVQPAAEPLADAPAWLHFTEPDAALAAVQALYRQALDRLRSALKDYLDGRDPPGRVRACYPALRVQVQSALNEAEAPLSYGVLAGPGVYETSLTRPELFGPYLRRQFELLLRHHGELRRGGLQIGPGREPIPIHFALPEQAHLEGTLDPLRRARLRDVFDLPDLAAMDDGIANGSHEPAPGAPRPLALFTAPRIDYSLHRLRHYTGTLPEHFQNFVLFTNYPFYVDEFIRLGHALMDSPVGEAEPELAERLGLAPGQADDFVAFVEPGNVLHRRRGLTLQPDDFLGQAPPRLPQMPAYHLMRPDRSGITLVNIGVGPSNAKTITDHIAVLRPHAWLMLGHCAGLRTTQQLGDYVLAHGYVREDHVLDEDLPLWVPIPPLAEVQQALEGAVADVTRLHGPALKQIMRTGTVASTDNRNWELLPHPGPERRFSQSRAIALDMESATIAANGFRFRVPYGTLLCVSDKPLHGELKLPGMADAFYRQRVQQHLQIGLRAVERLRAAGSASLHSRKLRSFDEVAFQ; from the coding sequence ATGGACGACACCGCCCGACCCAGCGCCCCCGCCAGCGGCCCTCCGCCGCATGTTCAGCCCGCCGCCGAGCCGCTCGCCGACGCGCCCGCCTGGCTGCACTTCACCGAGCCTGATGCCGCGCTGGCCGCCGTGCAGGCGCTCTACCGGCAGGCGCTCGACCGCTTGCGCAGCGCCCTCAAGGACTACCTGGACGGGCGCGATCCGCCCGGCCGCGTGCGCGCCTGCTATCCCGCCCTGCGGGTCCAGGTGCAGTCGGCACTCAACGAGGCCGAAGCCCCGCTGAGTTACGGCGTGCTGGCAGGCCCCGGCGTCTACGAAACCAGCCTGACCCGGCCGGAGCTTTTCGGCCCCTACCTGCGGCGGCAGTTCGAACTGCTGCTGCGCCACCACGGCGAGCTGCGCCGCGGCGGCCTGCAGATCGGCCCCGGGCGCGAGCCGATACCGATCCACTTCGCGCTGCCCGAGCAGGCGCATCTGGAAGGCACGCTCGATCCGCTGCGCCGCGCCCGCCTGCGCGATGTCTTCGACCTGCCCGACCTCGCGGCCATGGACGATGGCATCGCCAACGGCAGCCACGAGCCGGCACCCGGTGCGCCGCGCCCGCTGGCCCTGTTCACCGCGCCGCGCATCGACTATTCGCTGCACCGCCTGCGGCACTACACCGGCACGCTGCCCGAGCACTTCCAGAACTTCGTGCTGTTCACCAACTACCCCTTCTACGTCGACGAGTTCATCCGCCTCGGGCATGCGCTGATGGACAGCCCGGTCGGCGAGGCCGAGCCCGAGCTCGCCGAGCGCCTGGGCCTGGCGCCGGGCCAGGCCGACGACTTCGTCGCCTTCGTCGAGCCCGGCAATGTGCTGCACCGCCGCCGCGGCCTGACCCTGCAGCCCGACGACTTCCTCGGCCAGGCCCCGCCCCGGCTGCCGCAGATGCCGGCCTACCATCTGATGCGGCCCGACCGCAGCGGCATCACCCTGGTCAACATCGGTGTCGGCCCCTCGAATGCCAAGACCATCACCGACCACATTGCCGTGCTGCGCCCGCATGCCTGGCTGATGCTGGGCCACTGCGCTGGCCTGCGCACCACCCAGCAGCTTGGTGACTATGTGCTGGCCCACGGCTATGTGCGCGAGGACCATGTGCTCGACGAGGACCTGCCGCTGTGGGTGCCCATCCCGCCGCTGGCCGAGGTGCAGCAAGCCCTCGAAGGCGCGGTGGCCGATGTCACCCGCCTGCACGGCCCCGCGCTCAAGCAGATCATGCGCACCGGCACCGTGGCCAGCACCGACAACCGCAACTGGGAGCTGCTGCCGCATCCCGGCCCCGAGCGGCGCTTCAGCCAGAGCCGCGCGATCGCGCTGGACATGGAGAGCGCGACCATTGCCGCCAACGGCTTCCGCTTCCGCGTGCCCTACGGCACCTTGCTGTGCGTCAGCGACAAGCCGCTGCACGGCGAGCTGAAGCTGCCCGGCATGGCCGACGCCTTCTACCGCCAGCGCGTGCAGCAGCACCTGCAGATCGGCCTGCGCGCGGTCGAGCGCCTGCGCGCCGCCGGCAGCGCCAGCCTGCACAGCCGCAAGCTGCGCAGCTTCGACGAGGTCGCCTTCCAGTAG
- a CDS encoding MFS transporter, with protein MPFAPTSPPPRRVLPLIVLAQFGGTSLWFAPNAVMPAWQRDFGLPPEALGWLSAAVQAGFVLGTLVFSLLALADRLPARRVFVTCALAGAACQVATLFVPAGPHALLHLLLLRVLTGFLLAGIYPVGMKIVAQWHPQGIGPALGWLVGALVLGTAAPHLLRGLGASGDWPPVLVGVALLATCSAALMAWAVGDPPLSLALRAAPPRAKLGWRQLAANPALRASAGGYFGHMLENYSFWVLVPLIVAPRLDGAAAAYAAFGAIAAGGLGCVLGGRWVARGGRPSTGRSARVAAAMLACSGCCAIVSPWALAAPDAIFALWLGLWGFSVAGDSPQFSALNAHHAPPAQVGQVLTAINGIGFSLSILSIEISTRLATQMPLAWVLPGLALGPMLGLLGMRTLLSRSG; from the coding sequence ATGCCTTTTGCGCCGACTTCCCCTCCCCCCCGGCGGGTCCTGCCGCTGATCGTGCTGGCCCAGTTCGGCGGCACCTCGCTGTGGTTTGCGCCGAATGCGGTGATGCCGGCCTGGCAGCGCGACTTCGGCCTGCCGCCCGAAGCCCTGGGCTGGCTGAGCGCAGCGGTGCAGGCGGGCTTCGTGCTGGGCACCCTGGTGTTCTCGCTGCTGGCCCTGGCCGACCGGCTGCCCGCGCGCCGGGTCTTCGTGACCTGCGCGTTGGCCGGCGCGGCTTGCCAGGTGGCCACCCTGTTCGTGCCGGCAGGGCCGCACGCCCTGCTGCACCTGCTGCTGCTTCGGGTGCTGACCGGCTTCCTGCTGGCGGGCATCTACCCGGTGGGCATGAAGATCGTCGCGCAGTGGCATCCGCAGGGCATCGGTCCGGCGCTGGGCTGGCTGGTGGGGGCGCTGGTGCTGGGCACGGCGGCCCCGCATTTGCTGCGCGGCCTGGGCGCCTCGGGCGACTGGCCGCCGGTGCTGGTCGGCGTGGCCCTGCTCGCAACATGCAGCGCTGCGCTGATGGCCTGGGCGGTGGGCGATCCGCCGCTCAGCCTTGCCTTGCGGGCCGCGCCCCCGCGGGCGAAGCTGGGCTGGCGACAACTGGCGGCCAACCCCGCCCTGCGGGCCTCGGCCGGCGGCTACTTCGGCCACATGCTGGAGAACTACAGCTTCTGGGTGCTGGTGCCGCTGATCGTGGCGCCCCGGCTGGACGGCGCCGCGGCCGCTTATGCGGCCTTTGGTGCGATCGCGGCTGGCGGCCTGGGCTGCGTGCTGGGGGGCCGCTGGGTGGCGCGCGGCGGCCGACCCTCGACCGGGCGCAGCGCCCGGGTGGCGGCCGCCATGCTGGCATGCAGCGGCTGCTGCGCGATCGTCTCGCCCTGGGCGCTGGCGGCGCCCGATGCGATCTTTGCGTTGTGGCTGGGGCTCTGGGGCTTCAGCGTGGCGGGCGATTCACCGCAGTTCTCGGCACTCAATGCCCACCATGCCCCGCCGGCCCAGGTCGGTCAGGTGCTGACGGCGATCAACGGCATCGGCTTCAGCCTGTCGATCCTGAGCATCGAGATCTCGACCCGCCTGGCCACCCAGATGCCTCTGGCCTGGGTGCTGCCCGGCCTGGCCCTGGGGCCGATGCTGGGCCTGCTGGGCATGCGGACGCTGCTCAGTCGAAGCGGATGA
- a CDS encoding trypsin-like peptidase domain-containing protein gives MTMLGSAHAGFSQELKLEVGNSVVKIEAISANGGFGLGSGVIVAPGRVVTNCHVTRKASHIVILKNGLRSTAKAQRSDIYRDLCLLSVPTLEDEPVKLGRTEGLARKQTVVAIGYTGGLGIQYSEGEVAGLHRLAGSRVVQSTNWFSSGASGGGMFDEQGQLIGILTFRLRGGERHYYATPVEWVRELLAAEGADGPIQPVPGLCFWELGPPEQPHFLRAAALVQGQAWDELAQLAERWEAEDPMDSEAPHARGLALTALGRLDAAEQAYSRALQLDPRHARAWLDLGLLYQRSGRQGKARDALMVLSQLDPQAARQLSESLESR, from the coding sequence ATGACGATGCTGGGGTCGGCGCATGCCGGCTTCAGCCAGGAACTCAAGCTCGAAGTCGGCAACTCGGTGGTCAAGATCGAGGCGATCTCGGCCAACGGCGGCTTCGGCTTGGGCTCCGGTGTGATCGTCGCGCCAGGTCGTGTCGTGACCAATTGCCATGTGACCCGCAAGGCGTCGCACATCGTCATCCTGAAGAACGGCTTGCGCAGCACGGCCAAGGCCCAGCGCAGCGACATCTACCGGGATCTCTGCCTGCTCAGCGTGCCCACCCTGGAGGACGAGCCCGTGAAGCTCGGCCGCACCGAGGGGCTGGCCCGCAAGCAGACGGTGGTCGCCATCGGCTACACCGGCGGCCTGGGCATCCAGTACAGCGAAGGCGAGGTCGCTGGCCTGCACCGCCTGGCCGGCAGCCGGGTGGTCCAGTCGACGAACTGGTTCAGTTCCGGGGCCAGCGGTGGCGGCATGTTCGACGAGCAAGGCCAGTTGATCGGCATCCTCACCTTCCGCCTGCGCGGTGGCGAGCGGCACTACTACGCCACGCCTGTGGAATGGGTTCGCGAACTCCTCGCAGCCGAAGGCGCGGACGGGCCGATCCAGCCCGTGCCCGGGCTCTGTTTCTGGGAACTGGGCCCGCCGGAGCAGCCGCATTTCCTGCGCGCCGCCGCCTTGGTCCAGGGCCAGGCCTGGGACGAACTCGCCCAGCTTGCGGAGCGTTGGGAAGCCGAGGACCCGATGGACAGCGAAGCCCCGCATGCCCGCGGCCTCGCTTTGACGGCCCTCGGGCGTCTTGATGCCGCCGAGCAGGCCTACAGCCGCGCCCTGCAACTTGACCCGCGTCACGCACGTGCGTGGCTGGATCTCGGGCTGCTCTACCAACGCTCGGGCCGCCAGGGCAAGGCGCGTGATGCCCTGATGGTGCTCAGCCAGCTCGACCCTCAGGCTGCACGTCAGCTTTCCGAATCCCTGGAGTCCCGTTGA
- a CDS encoding substrate-binding domain-containing protein — protein MSTRPVKDAAQRRGKRGASFIAAAGLAAICGMSALPASAQDEPERRALRVCQDPNNLPFSNEAGAGIENRIAEVFGKALGLPVTYYSFPQRQAFIRNTLRYKLPGEDFRCDLVMGVPAGFDQVSATKPYYRSTYAMVFPKGRGLDGVASQEDFLKLDPAVLKKLRIGIYDRSPASDWLARHQLLEQGVPYAIMSPRPDQYPGEIIEQDLAAGKIDVAIVWGPIAGFFAKRVKSPELNVVAMRSERNIKFDFEIAMGVRHGERAWKQQVEKLIADSRQDIEAILREYNVPLLPIETTAEGSGR, from the coding sequence ATGAGCACCCGCCCCGTGAAGGACGCGGCGCAGCGCCGCGGCAAGCGGGGTGCGTCGTTCATTGCGGCTGCGGGCCTGGCCGCGATCTGCGGCATGTCCGCCCTGCCGGCCTCCGCTCAGGATGAGCCGGAGCGTCGGGCCCTCAGGGTCTGCCAGGACCCGAACAACCTGCCCTTCTCCAACGAAGCGGGCGCAGGCATCGAGAACCGCATTGCGGAGGTGTTCGGCAAGGCCCTGGGCCTGCCGGTCACCTATTACTCTTTCCCGCAGCGGCAGGCCTTCATCCGCAACACCCTGCGCTACAAGCTTCCGGGCGAAGACTTCCGTTGCGACCTGGTGATGGGTGTCCCGGCCGGCTTCGACCAGGTCTCAGCCACCAAGCCCTACTACCGGTCGACCTACGCCATGGTCTTCCCCAAGGGGCGCGGCCTCGACGGCGTGGCGTCGCAAGAGGATTTCCTCAAGCTCGACCCCGCCGTGCTGAAGAAGCTGCGCATCGGCATCTACGACCGCTCACCGGCCTCGGACTGGCTTGCCCGCCATCAACTGCTTGAGCAGGGTGTGCCTTACGCGATCATGAGCCCGCGGCCCGACCAGTACCCTGGCGAGATCATCGAGCAGGACCTCGCCGCCGGGAAGATCGATGTGGCCATCGTCTGGGGCCCGATCGCCGGATTCTTTGCCAAGCGGGTCAAGTCGCCTGAGCTGAATGTCGTGGCCATGCGCTCGGAGCGAAACATCAAGTTCGACTTCGAGATCGCGATGGGCGTGCGCCATGGCGAGCGTGCCTGGAAGCAGCAGGTTGAGAAGTTGATCGCGGACAGCCGGCAAGACATCGAGGCTATCCTGCGTGAATACAACGTTCCTCTGCTGCCCATCGAAACGACCGCGGAAGGATCGGGTCGCTGA
- a CDS encoding c-type cytochrome: MILRTLSAALALVAAAPAVLAQEVKTPLYTVVDGNKVDAKTLNGFRSWRQANCAACHGANQEGLAGPSLVERMKVLSKDDFVKVVIDGRIERGMPPHKDAPVVTKNIDDIYAYLKGRSDGAIKTARVTGIE; encoded by the coding sequence ATGATCCTCCGCACTCTCTCTGCCGCCCTCGCCCTCGTCGCTGCCGCCCCCGCGGTCCTGGCCCAAGAGGTCAAGACCCCGCTGTACACGGTGGTCGACGGCAACAAGGTCGATGCCAAGACCCTCAATGGCTTCCGCTCCTGGCGTCAAGCCAACTGCGCAGCCTGCCATGGCGCGAACCAGGAAGGCCTTGCCGGCCCCTCGCTCGTCGAGCGCATGAAGGTGCTGAGCAAGGATGATTTCGTCAAGGTCGTGATCGACGGCCGCATCGAGCGTGGCATGCCCCCGCACAAGGATGCTCCGGTCGTGACCAAGAACATCGATGACATCTACGCCTACCTCAAGGGGCGTTCGGATGGCGCGATCAAGACCGCTCGCGTGACGGGCATCGAATGA